GAAACAGAGACCCGAATACCGGCGGAACAATCGGCTGAGTTGGAAAAGAGCCTGCGTGAGCTCGAAGCCCGCTTGGAGGAACGCGAGCGCGCCTGCGAAGACCTGGAGATCAAGCTGGCAGATCAGGCCCGGGAGATGGCGGAAGTGGAGGCGCTGTTGGCCGCCCGCGAACAGGTTTTGAACGCCGCCCGCAAAGCCGCTCCGGCGCAGGTCGGAATGTCCGCCGAGGAAAAGGCCGCCTTGGAAACGTTGAAGGCCGAACTTGAGCGGCAGGAGGCCTCGCTCAAAGATCAACGGACCCAGCTGAAGGAACGGGAGGCGTTTCTGGAGGAAAGTGAAAACAAACTTTTCGAGAAGGTGCAGGAGCAGCAACTCACTGAAACCGAACTTGAACAACGCGAGGAAGACCTGCGCGCCCGCGAACGACGTTTAAAGGAGCGGGAAGCGGCGATCGACCCGGAGGCTGCGGCGGCCCTGGCCGCAGAGAAGGCCAAGGAGAAGGAATTCGACGAATTCACCGAGTGAGCGCGTGAGGCGCGATACACCGGTTCACGCCGCGGAAACCCGCGGTTGGGGCAAGAAAGGGCTGGCCTTGCCTCAAAACGAAGCAACTTTAGCGGTTTCTACGCGTCCAATACGCCCTCATCCATGGCTTATCCCAATCTTGTTCGAATCCTAGCGATCGGCCTCACCGCCAGCATTCTCGCGACTCCCTCCTTTGCCCAAGCAACCGAGGAGGACGAGACCGCCAATGTGGAAGTGCCCCCGGGCTTTGTGCTGCCCCCCCGCCTGCGCCAGATCGCTTTCCGCGACGCCAATCCGTGGACGTTTCACGTCAGCGCCCGCTTTAACACCGGCAAACCCTCCATCGAGTTTGGCAACTTGGGCAACGTGCCCGGCCGCCAGATCCCCGGCGCCGACGTTACCGATGTTTCCCGCGCCTATGACGACGGTGCGGTGGTGCTCGACGGACCGCGGACCAACGAAGTTGACGATGACGGCAACCAGACCTCAACGCCGGGCGGTCGCTATCAAGTGCCGGTGGAGGGCCAGGACGGAGTCTATCTCGATTTGTTGGCCTATACTCCCGGCCAAACCCGGACTTGGGCCTATGCGCACGATTCCCAAAACTTGGGTAATGGTCGTATCGCCATGAGCGCATTTTCGGCTGAGTCCACCGGTGCGTCCTACGAGATGGAACACGACGGAGGCTCGCTGGGTTTTGAAATGTCGGTCGGCCGTCGTCTCTTCAAACTTGGGCCGAAGACGGAGATCGGCTTCAGCGGCTCCATTGGCATCACCGACGTCACCGCCGAGCGGGAGGAACGGGTGGTGTCCAATCTCATCAAGCTGACGGATATTTACCAAGTTTACGGCGCAGTGCCCGACGCTTTCTATCAAGCGCCGACCTTCGAGGATCTGTTCGACGATATCGGTAATGCGATTGTGGAAAATGGCGTCGAAACGACGGTGCCACTCCAGCAGATCACGGCCGACCGCACCATCACAGTCACTCCGAACGGCGCTTTCGTGGATGGCAGCTACAAGGTCAAAGGTGCCTACTATTCCATTCGGTTGGGACCGGAGATTCGCACGCATCTGAGCGAGAAATTGGCCGTTCACGCTGGCGTAGGTTTCATCGGGGCTTACGTGGGCTCTGACTTCACCGTGAATGAGGTGCTCGATATGAGCGGTTACGAAGTGGCCTCCACGATTTCGGTATCCGAAAGCAATGAATACAAGGAGTTGATCACCGGCTTCTACGGCGAGCTCAACATCGAGTATTGGCTGTCCCCGCGCACCTCGATCTTCCTCGGTGGCGTGTATGAGTCGCTCGACGATTTTGTGCAGAACCTCGGTGGGCGCACCGCCTCGATCGTGTTGGGCAACAACCTGATCGTGCGCGTCGGTATCATCACTCGCTTCTGATTGCGCGACCTCTGCGATCGACTCGCTCTCGCTCGTTTTCAGAAAAAGACGGCCTCCGCGGAGGCCGTCTTTTTTTGCCCTCGGGACGAGGGTGATGGTCGTGGCGCTAGGCGCGGGGTTCGGCCAGATCGGCCAACACGGCATCAATGGAGCGCAGTTGATCGGCGGGGAAGAAACTGTTGAGCCGCGTGATGACCTGCTGGATCAGGCCATCGGGACAGGACGCGCCACCGGTGATCAGGACGCGCCGCCGGGCCATGGCTCCGGGCCAGAGGGGTTGGGATTCCACGTGGCCACCGCTGGCCGGGCCCTGCGAGGGGAAGACGTAGTGCTCGCAGGCATCGAGTGAGAGGATGTTGCGTTCGCTTTGGATGAAGAAGGCTTTGTCGCCGAGGTTATCCGCGCAAAGGCGATAGAGTTGGTAGGTGTTGGAGGAGTTCTTGCCGCCGATCACGAAGGCGGCGTCGAGCGGTTCGGCGAGGGCGCGGCCGAGGGCGTCCTGGTTCACCTGCGTCGCGTAGCACAAAGTGTCGCGGCGTCCGCCGCCGCCCACCCGTTCGACGCCGGTCTCGCCATAACGCGCGACGAATGCGCCACGGAGGCGTTCGATGATGGCGAGGGTCTCATTCATGAGCAGGGTGGTTTGGTTGACCACTGCGACATGCTGGAGGTGCTGTTCGACATCGAAGCCGTCGGTGAATTTGCCGGCGAAGGTGTCGTAGAATGTTTGGCGATGGCCGGGGTCAGTGCTCGTGATGATGTCGGCCAGTTGTTCGACCTCGGCGAGGTTACGCACGATGACCGCGGGCGCATGGCGGCGGGTGTTGGAAAATGTCGCTTTGGTTTCCTCGTGCTCCGCCTTGCCGTGAATGATCACGGTGTAGCCCTCGCGACCGTAGCTGCGGGCGGCTTTCCAGACCTTCTCCACCAGCATGCAGGTTGCGTCGTGAGGGAAGACTGCGATTCCCTTCTGCACGAGGCGGGCCTTGTCCTCGTCGGTTGCCCCGAAGGCGGGAATGATCACAACGTCATCGGGGGTGAGCGTGTCCCAGATGAGCTCCTCGTCGGCGGCACCGGTGGCGGGAGTGCCGGCGGTGGTGTAGGGGATGCCTTTGTCGGTCTGCAGATAGCGCAGGCCGCGGCGGTTGAGGTCCTCGTTGACAAAGGGATTGTGGATCAGCTCGGAGAGCATGAAGACGCGACGTCCCGGATTGGCGGCGAGGGTTTCGTAGGCGCGTTCGATGGCGTTTTTGACGCCGAGGCAGAAGCCGAAGTGGCTGGGGATGAGGTATTCGACCGCGCCGAAATCGAGGCTCACCGGGCAGGTGGCGCGACGCTCGTGCTGGCGGGCGAGGGCTTTGATGGCGGCGCAGAGTTTCGATTGGTAGAGGCCGCTCGAGACCTCGTCGTCGGCGTAGATGGCGGGGTTGCGTTCCTTCTCAGGTCGAAACTTGTAGATAAAATCATTCTCTCCGAGATGCAGGTAGGGCAGCCGCACGAGGTGCGGTTCCAGTTCCGCCAGGATGGCGGCCAGCGAAGGGGCCAGGGCGTCGGGCTGGCGCTGTAACTCGTCGATGGATACACAACGCACTTCGGCGTCGGCCGGAGTGCCGCGCACCTGGGCGGCTACGACGCGGTAATGGCGACCGCCCGTGGTCAGCTGGAACAGCTCGCGCGGTTGGCTGTGCTCAGCGAAGGCGCTCTCCAAGCGTTCGATGGCCATGGCGTCACCCAGACCGGAAAACGCGAGCCCGGCTTTGGAACCGAGTTGGCGCACCGCCAGGCGGTTATTGCAGTCAAAGGCGAGCAAGGCGCAGAGCGTGGGAATGGGAGCGGAATCGATCGTCATGACGAAACGGGGCCGGTCGCCGCGAGGGGATGGATCGCGGAGAAGTCGGGATGAGCACTCCGATGCTTGTATTGCGGTGTCGCAAGCGGAATGCTCCCCGGCGTCGCATGTCTATGGCGGTATGGAAACAACTGACGCTTGTCTTCGGGATGGTGGCCCTGCTGGGCGTCGGGCCGCTTTCTGCCCATACCCCTTTGCCGGACACGGAATTCCTGGGTCGCACGTGGGAGACGGAGGAAGGGTTTCCCGACATCGCCGGGGTATCGTTTGCGCAGACGCCGGATGGCTACCTGTGGGTGGGCACGTTTTCACAATTGCTGCGATTTGACGGCAATCACTTCACGCGGATCACTTCGCCGGATGCGCCAGGGTTGGACGCCGGACTGGTGTTGGCGCTGCATGTCGATACCCGCGGTGCGTTGTGGGTGGGCACTCAGGCGGGAGTCGGTCGGCTCTTTGCCGGGAAGTGGACGTGGTGGGGAGAGGACCGGGGGGTGGCGCCGGGAATCGTGCGTGACATCACGAGCGACTCCGGCGGACGGGTTTATGTGGCGCGGGAAAACTTCCTGCTGACGAATGATGGATCGGTGGCGGACGATTTTCGCAACGTGGAGCTCCCGCGTTCGTCAGAGGGGCGGAGCGCGCCTTTGCGGGTGGCGATGGACGAACACGATCGCGTTTGGTTGATGGATCACAGTTGGCTCGCGTTCGGTCGCGAAGGGGAATGGGAAGTTATTTTGGAGGAGAAGGTGCGGGATCCGGGCGACTCCAACCTACTCGGGCTCACACGCGCGCGGGCGGGAGGAATGTGGATTGCGCGTGATGATGTCGTGCGTCGATGGCATGGCGGGGAGTGGCGCGAAGTGGTGCAACGACCGGCGGCCAATTTACCGGGTGCGGTGCGGATGATGGAGGATACGTCGGGTGGGCTCTGGATGGGCAGTTACGTTGCTGGAGTCGCCCGGGTGGATCTCGCGACTCGGGAATATTGGGTGGCGGGGCCGGACGTCGATCTGCGCAATCCCTCGATTTTGGCGCTCTTGGAAGACCGGGAGGGTAATATCTGGATCGGCACCAACGGAGGCGGCGTCACCCGATTGCGGCCGCGGCTGGTGTCGCTGCACGGCGTGGGGGAAGGGCTTACGCAGCCGGTGGTGAACAGTTTCCAACCCGACGGTGACGGGTTCTTGTTGGCGACCCATGGCGGTGGTTTGGTGCGTTGGACGGGCGAAGGTTTTGTCCCGGCGCAGTGGCAGGGCCAAAAACTGGATCCGGGGTGGCCTCAGAGCTTGGAGCAGGATGGCCAGGGCGGATGGTGGGTGGGCACGTTCAACGACGGGCTGTTTCACATCAACGCTGCGACTGGCATGATCAATCCGCAGCCAATCGCGGGCGAACAGAAGCATCACGTGGCGGCGCTCAAGCGGGCCGCCGATGGCAGATTGTGGGTGGGCTACGACGGCGGTTTGGCGTGGCGAGATCCGGACGGCGAATGGAGTTTATTTGATCCCCGGTCGGAAGGGGCGGGGAGCGCGAGCATTCGACACTTGGCCTTGGATGCAGAGGGGGAACTCTGGTTCGCTGGGGTGGGAATTGGTCTGTGGGTCTGGCCACGGGAGGAGGATACACCGCGCTATCTCGGCTACGGCCTCGATCCAGAGGAAGAAGCCGAGGACGGCATGCCTCATTTGGTCATGGGTCTGACGGCGACGAGACGAAATGGGGTGTGGGCGTCTTTTGCGGATGGGCGGATCGAGCAATGGACGACGGAGGGCGTCTCTGTGATTTCGCAAGAACATGGTTTGCCTACCGATATTTGGGGGGCTTTGTCATGTGACGGTGAGGGCAATCTGTGGTTGGGCGGCAGTGAGCTATTGGTCCGCATCCCGACAGAGACGCTGCAGGCGTTTCTCACGGGAGAGGCCGCGCAGGTGCGGGTCAGTGTGATCGATCATAATGATGGCTTTCCGCCGTCGGGAACACGGGCGGGATTCCAGCCCGTGGTGCAGCGAGACGCCAAGGGAGATATCTGGTTTGCCACCTACAAAGGGTTGGCGGTGGTGGATTCAAGCCGGGTGTCCAATCGGGTGGAGATGCCCAACGTGCACATCGAGCGCATCGATGCCGCCGAGTTGCAGGTGCCGGTGAATGCGGCGGTGAACGAAGTGCGACTGCCGGCGGGCACCCGCCGTGCCACCGTGCGCTACACCGGAGTCTCGCTGGGCACCCCCTCACGTGTGCGCTACGCGGTGCGTATTCTGGGCGTGGATGATGATTGGGTCGATGTCGGGGCCACGCGCGAGGTGCAGCTGTTGGATTTTTCCCCGGGGCGTTACGTGGTGCAGGTCAGGGCGTGGTTGGATCACCAACAGGCGGACGCCCGCAATACCACCGAGGTGACCGTCATCATCGAAGCCGCGTGGTGGGAAACCTGGTGGTTCCGTATTCTGGCGGGGGTGGCGGCGCTGGCGGCGATCGTGGGTTTGGCTTGGCGGGTGATCCATGTGCGACGCCGCCACATGCTTGAGCGCATGGCGCAGTTGGAGGCTCTGGAGGCGGAACGACGAGAGACGCGCGAGGCGCGGGTGGCCACCGAAGCGGCCGAAGCCGCCAATCGAGCCAAGAGCGATTTCCTCGCCAACATGAGTCACGAGATTCGCACTCCGCTGATTGGTGTGATCGGCTCGGCAGAGTTGCTCGAAGGCTCTCAACTCGACGACGAACAGCAACTCCACTTGCGCACCCTGCGTGCTTCGGCGGATTCCCTGCTGAGCCTGATCAGTGACATCCTGGACTTTTCCAAAATCGAAGCGGGCAAGGTGGACATCGAAGCCGTCGAGTTCGATCTCTGGCAGATCCTGGAGGATGTGGCGGGAATCGGCGCCCTGCGCACGGCCGGACAGGATGTGGAGCTGGGGTTGGTCCTCGATCCGTCCGTGCCGCAGCGCGTCATCGGCGACCCGGCCCGGCTGCGGCAGGTGCTGCTCAATCTCCTGAGCAACGCGCTGAAGTTCACCGCCCACGGGGAAGTGCGATTGGTCGCGCGCGTGGTGAACCCGTCGGATGTGGGCCGGGCGCAACTTTGCTTTGCGGTGCGCGACACCGGCATTGGCATCAAGCCGGAGGTGCAAGCGCGCATCATGGAACGCTTCACCCAAGCCGACGCTTCGACAACGCGTCGTTTTGGCGGCACCGGGCTCGGTCTGGCCATCTGCCAACGGCTGGTCGATCTGATGGGCGGCGCGATGTGCGTCGAAAGTGAAGAGGGGCGAGGATCCGAGTTTAACTTCACGGTCGATTTTGAACTGGGCGCGGTGGCTGCCCCCCTGCCTGAGAACGTGCCCTTGATCGTTGTTCTGGACACCACGCGACTGGGGGCGGAAACCGCTGCCTGCACGGTGCGGCGATTGGGGCTGCGAAGTGTCATCGCGGAAGACGCGGATCACGCGCTACGTTTACTGCAAGCGTCGAGCGAGACGGTTCCCGTATTGTTGCTGCGCAACCCGGCGGTGGCCTGGTCCGACGCGATCGCGGCGCAATGGTCGGAGAAAAACACCTTATGGGTGCAGGAACAGGGGGCTCAACCGCGGCTCACGGGAGCACTGCGCAAGCCGCTGCTGGCTCCCGGCGATATCGCCGAAGGGCTCATGGCTTTGGGCTTGGATTGGCTTGCGGTGGAGGGGTTGCACAAACCGATTCAGACTCCACGGACCACCCCGCAGAAAGAGGCGCCGGAGACCCGGTCCCGCTTCAAGGTGCTGCTGGTTGATGACGAGCTCACCAGTCGACGTATCGGTGAGCGCTTGCTGACCCGCTTGGGCTACGCCTTCAAGTCGGCGCAAAACGGTGCCGAGGGCGTGGCCTTGGTGCAGGCGGAGGCCTTTGATCTGGTCCTGATGGATTGCCACATGCCGGTCATGGACGGTTACGAAGCCACCGTGCGGATTCGTTCTCTGCCGGGCAAAGCTCGGGCGATTCCGGTGCTGGCGCTCACCGCCAATGTTGTTGCAGAGAGTCGCGAGCGCTGCCTGAGCGTCGGCATGAACGACTTCATCTCCAAGCCCGTGCGTTTGGCCGAGCTCGATGCAGCGTTGAAGCGTTGGCTGGTGGTGCAGGCCGAGGCGTTCGACCCAAGCCGCTGATGCGACTGATTCAGCCGCGGCCGCCAAAGGCCGTGTAGTCGTCGAGTTCGAGGCGATCGAAGGTCGTAACGATGTCGAGCCGCCCGGGGGCCATACGTTCGATTTCGGTGGCAAAGTTGCCATGGCGACGCGGGTCGCCGGGAGCGAGGTTCTCCAGCCAGTCGGACCACGCCAGAATCTCGTGCGGCAGGCGCGCCGGGCTGAGGTGCTCCATCAGCCAAGCGAGCATCTCGGTGTCGGATTTGCCGCATTTGACCGCGTCCAGAAAAGCGGTGGCGTCGACTCCGGCGAAGGCGAAGAGGCGCTCGTCCATGGGGCACGGGTAGATGTAGTCGCCGTGTTTGCCGGCGGCGAAGGCGCGGGCTTTGTCCAATAGGCGGGGCAGGTGCACGAAGCCGCCGAGACGCACCCGCGGGCTGCGGGGCGGGTGTTGGGTGAGGTCGGGAGCGCTGTAGTCGATCATGGCGACGACCAGCGTCGCGGCCTCTCAGTCGTCGTCAACGTTGCCGTGCCCGCGGCGTTGGGGCACGTCGTCGTAGTCACTGCCGAAGAAGTCCTCGCCTTCGAGAATTTCCAGCACGCCGTTGATCACGACCGTCTGTTCCTTGCGGGACAAATCGGGGTAGTTCTCCTGCACGTGATCGGCAACGGCATCCCGGGTTTCCTTGCGGCCCACGACATCGGACAGAAACGAATCCGCGTTGTCGGCGACTTCATCCACCAAACGGTTCAGGTTCATGGTGCTTTCAGATAGCAACGGGAGGCCGTATCGGCAACCGGAGCCGAAACTCTCTGCGCCGCTTTTTTTGTAATCCGTGCGGGACTCAGCGTCGCAGATCAAAGCCGGTGCGGGCCAAAATCTGGCCGTTGATCTGGAGCTCAATGCGATGGTGGCCGGCGTAGTGGCGACGGGTGGAGAAGTCCTGGATCGTTTGCCGTTTACGCAGTGATAGGGTTTCCCCGGGGGCGAGTGATAATTCCTTCCACTTGAACACCTTGGGCGAGGTGCTGCCGTTGGCTTTCACGTAATGGACAATGTAGTCGACGATCAGCTGTTGCGTCTTGCGGCTGGTGGAGCGCAGTTCGGCTTCGAGTTGCAGGGGCGTGCCCAGCGTCAAGCGGGTGGGGGCGGCCGTGAAGGTGGCGACATCCAGTTTCGGGGCTTGGCCGGCGCCCATGAGCTCCAGCGCGGCGGGGTGGCCGTTTTTGACCAGAGTGCGCAAGCCACGTTTCACGATCCACGCGGTGAGCGGATTGTCGCGGTCCCAATCGCGCACCAGCGCGACCACGTAGTTGGGGTGATCCTTGGCGATGTCGTTGAGGTGATTGGCCACCGACTTCCGGACGTAAAGCGAGGGATCGGCTTTGAGGGCCTCGAGAATCGGCCTGGTGGGCGAAGGGTCTTCGACGAGAAAGCCGAGCCGGAGCCCCCAGGGAAGTCGCGGCCGGCTGCCTTCGCTGGCAAGGCGGCGCACGTGTTCGTTGTCGTCTCGCGTCCACTTCAGCAGGGTGGCGAGCGTCGTCTTGGGGTCGTTCTGGATATAAGGCCGGATCGCAAACTCGGCGGAGCCGAATTGTGTGAAATGGCGCATCGCGGCCAGCGCCCGGGTCGGATCATCCGTGCCGTAGCGGCCGGCGAATTCGGCGAACCAGATACCGACGAAGTTGTGGTCGGAACGGGCGGCGAGTTTTTCGAGCACCTGCAGTTTTTCCGCGTAGGAACCGGGCAGAGCGGCATGGGCGGCGACGGGAGTTTGTCGCAAACGCTCCATGAGCGAGCGCGATTCCAGTCCCTCCAACGTGAGTTGCAAAAACTGCTTCCGGTCGAAAGCGGGGCAGACGCTGGCAAGTTGGTCAGCGATCTCGCGGTATAGGGTGGGGTTAAACCAGTCCTTGAACGCTTCGGGCTGGGTTGTTTCCGCGGGCGGGGGCATGACCCGCAGGCTGGCAGACTCAGGCGGCGCCTTGCGATTCGATTTCGCGGTGGACCGCGGCTTGGGAGCGGTGCTTCAGGGCGGTGAGTTTTTTCCCCGCGCGGTCGGCGGCGACGGCGCAGTCCTCGTGTAACAAGCGCGAGAGCGCGTGGGCGCCGATGACCTCGGCGAGTTGCAGAGCTTCCTGGCGGAACAGCGCGGCTTGCGGCGCGAAGGAGGAATCGATGCGGGAACGGTCCTCGGTGATGCGAGCCCGATGAAGCATGGCTTCGGCTTCGGTGCGCCGGTCGCCGCCGATCGCGGCCAGCGCGGCTGCTTCGTCGAGGAGGTCGAGCGCGTCCTGCCATTCGTTGCGCCGGCTGCGGATGCGGCCGAGGTTGATCAAGACGGCGGGTTCATCGATGCGATCATCGATGTCGCGACAAATGCGCAAAGCGGTGGAGCAATGGTCGAGCGCGGCCTCCACTTCGTCCATCTGCAGGAGGCAATCGCCGAGGTTGTTGTGGGTGCGCGCAGCGAAACGTTGGTCGCCGGTATGTTGGCAGATCGCCAGAGCGCACTGGTAGTGCGTTTTGGCTTCGGGCAGTCGGTCGAGCGCGGTCAGAATGTTGGCCACGCTGCCCAGAGCTCCAGCGTGAGCCGGGAGGTCGTCGAGTCGCTGGCGGATCTCCAGGGCGGACTCGTAATAGGACAGCGCGTCAACCAGGAGTCCGCGGCTCCACGCAATGTTGCCAAGCGCTACGCAGGCGCGGCCGACCCCGGCTTCGTTGTCGAGCAGCTCGTAGCGTTGCATCGCATCTTCGCCGGCGGCCTGGGCGCGATCATACTGGCAGAGGATGCGTAGGGCGATGGCCCGGCGTTCCTGCACGCGGGCGATTTGGGCGGAGTCACGGCGGTCGAGCGTGTTGAGCAAAGACTTAAATTCCGCCTCGGCCAACAAGGGCTCTCGATAGAGCTGGTCGTTGGCGCGCTGATACGCCGACTCGAAATCGGTGGAGGTCGCTTTGCCCTTTGCTGGTTGTGCTTCGCCCATGTTTTGCAAACCACAGGCTGCAGGACCGGTGCCAGTCCGTCTACGGAAAGGCACCGGGGATTATTACGCAGCGCCGCAGGGCGGAATTGCGGGGGCGGGGGGCGATCAGAGCTTGAGCACTTCGGCGAGCTTCTCGGGCTCGCGTCCGCCACCCATGGCGAAGTCGGGTTTGCCGCCGCCTTTGCCGCCGAGCGCGGCCGCCCGTTCACCAATCAGCTGACCGGCTTTCACGCCGGCCGCGATGGCGGCGGGTGAACAGAAGGCGACCAGCGAGGACTTTTCGCCGAAGGCCGCGCCGAGGACGACGACACCTTCACCGAGCTTGCTGATGATCTGCGAACCAAGCGCGCGCAGGGTGTTCGGGTTCTCGGTGCTGACGACTGCGGAGACCCATTTGATGCCGTCTTTCTCGACGGCGTTGGCGACGAGTTCATCGGCCTGACCGGCGGCGGCTTTCTGCTCAAACGCTTTCAGCTTCTTCTCCACCTCGGCCTTCTGGGCGAGCAGTGTGTCGAGCTTGGCGGCGACGTCGGCCGGCCCGGCGCTGAGTTTGCTGCTGACGGTCTGCAGGGCGGCCTCGTGATCGGCCACAAAGTCGTAGGCGGCGGAGCCGGCGACCGCCTCGATACGGCGGGTGCCGGCGGCGATGGCGCCTTCGGACACGATCTTGATGAGGCCGATCTCACCGGTGGTGAGCACGTGGGTGCCACCGCAGAGTTCACGGCTGTAACCACCGATATCGACGACGCGCACGATGCGGCCGTATTTCTCGCCGAAGAAGGCGAGGGTGCCCTCGGGCTTCTTGTCGAAGTCGGCTTCGTAGGTTTCGACCGGCGCGTTGTCGATGACCTGCTCGTTGACGAGGCGCTCGACGGTGGCGATCTGCTCCGGGGTCATGGCCTCGAAGTGCGCGAAGTCGAAACGCATGCGTTCCGGGGTCTTCGACGTGCCGGCCTGATGCACGTGGGTGCCGAGCACCTTGCGCAGCGCCCAGTGAATAAGGTGGGCGGCGCTGTGGTGGCGCGAGATGGCGCGGCGGCGCGTCATGTCGACATTGAGAATCGCACTGGCACCGGACTCGACGGTGGTCTCGCCCTTCACCTTATGGAGGAAGCGGCCGGACTTGTCCTTCACTGTATCCACAATCTGGATCGTGGTGTCGCCGGTGGTGACGGTGCCGGCGTCGCCG
This portion of the Actomonas aquatica genome encodes:
- the ispH gene encoding 4-hydroxy-3-methylbut-2-enyl diphosphate reductase, which translates into the protein MTIDSAPIPTLCALLAFDCNNRLAVRQLGSKAGLAFSGLGDAMAIERLESAFAEHSQPRELFQLTTGGRHYRVVAAQVRGTPADAEVRCVSIDELQRQPDALAPSLAAILAELEPHLVRLPYLHLGENDFIYKFRPEKERNPAIYADDEVSSGLYQSKLCAAIKALARQHERRATCPVSLDFGAVEYLIPSHFGFCLGVKNAIERAYETLAANPGRRVFMLSELIHNPFVNEDLNRRGLRYLQTDKGIPYTTAGTPATGAADEELIWDTLTPDDVVIIPAFGATDEDKARLVQKGIAVFPHDATCMLVEKVWKAARSYGREGYTVIIHGKAEHEETKATFSNTRRHAPAVIVRNLAEVEQLADIITSTDPGHRQTFYDTFAGKFTDGFDVEQHLQHVAVVNQTTLLMNETLAIIERLRGAFVARYGETGVERVGGGGRRDTLCYATQVNQDALGRALAEPLDAAFVIGGKNSSNTYQLYRLCADNLGDKAFFIQSERNILSLDACEHYVFPSQGPASGGHVESQPLWPGAMARRRVLITGGASCPDGLIQQVITRLNSFFPADQLRSIDAVLADLAEPRA
- a CDS encoding hybrid sensor histidine kinase/response regulator, whose translation is MPDTEFLGRTWETEEGFPDIAGVSFAQTPDGYLWVGTFSQLLRFDGNHFTRITSPDAPGLDAGLVLALHVDTRGALWVGTQAGVGRLFAGKWTWWGEDRGVAPGIVRDITSDSGGRVYVARENFLLTNDGSVADDFRNVELPRSSEGRSAPLRVAMDEHDRVWLMDHSWLAFGREGEWEVILEEKVRDPGDSNLLGLTRARAGGMWIARDDVVRRWHGGEWREVVQRPAANLPGAVRMMEDTSGGLWMGSYVAGVARVDLATREYWVAGPDVDLRNPSILALLEDREGNIWIGTNGGGVTRLRPRLVSLHGVGEGLTQPVVNSFQPDGDGFLLATHGGGLVRWTGEGFVPAQWQGQKLDPGWPQSLEQDGQGGWWVGTFNDGLFHINAATGMINPQPIAGEQKHHVAALKRAADGRLWVGYDGGLAWRDPDGEWSLFDPRSEGAGSASIRHLALDAEGELWFAGVGIGLWVWPREEDTPRYLGYGLDPEEEAEDGMPHLVMGLTATRRNGVWASFADGRIEQWTTEGVSVISQEHGLPTDIWGALSCDGEGNLWLGGSELLVRIPTETLQAFLTGEAAQVRVSVIDHNDGFPPSGTRAGFQPVVQRDAKGDIWFATYKGLAVVDSSRVSNRVEMPNVHIERIDAAELQVPVNAAVNEVRLPAGTRRATVRYTGVSLGTPSRVRYAVRILGVDDDWVDVGATREVQLLDFSPGRYVVQVRAWLDHQQADARNTTEVTVIIEAAWWETWWFRILAGVAALAAIVGLAWRVIHVRRRHMLERMAQLEALEAERRETREARVATEAAEAANRAKSDFLANMSHEIRTPLIGVIGSAELLEGSQLDDEQQLHLRTLRASADSLLSLISDILDFSKIEAGKVDIEAVEFDLWQILEDVAGIGALRTAGQDVELGLVLDPSVPQRVIGDPARLRQVLLNLLSNALKFTAHGEVRLVARVVNPSDVGRAQLCFAVRDTGIGIKPEVQARIMERFTQADASTTRRFGGTGLGLAICQRLVDLMGGAMCVESEEGRGSEFNFTVDFELGAVAAPLPENVPLIVVLDTTRLGAETAACTVRRLGLRSVIAEDADHALRLLQASSETVPVLLLRNPAVAWSDAIAAQWSEKNTLWVQEQGAQPRLTGALRKPLLAPGDIAEGLMALGLDWLAVEGLHKPIQTPRTTPQKEAPETRSRFKVLLVDDELTSRRIGERLLTRLGYAFKSAQNGAEGVALVQAEAFDLVLMDCHMPVMDGYEATVRIRSLPGKARAIPVLALTANVVAESRERCLSVGMNDFISKPVRLAELDAALKRWLVVQAEAFDPSR
- a CDS encoding DUF5069 domain-containing protein, with amino-acid sequence MIDYSAPDLTQHPPRSPRVRLGGFVHLPRLLDKARAFAAGKHGDYIYPCPMDERLFAFAGVDATAFLDAVKCGKSDTEMLAWLMEHLSPARLPHEILAWSDWLENLAPGDPRRHGNFATEIERMAPGRLDIVTTFDRLELDDYTAFGGRG
- a CDS encoding DNA alkylation repair protein, with amino-acid sequence MPPPAETTQPEAFKDWFNPTLYREIADQLASVCPAFDRKQFLQLTLEGLESRSLMERLRQTPVAAHAALPGSYAEKLQVLEKLAARSDHNFVGIWFAEFAGRYGTDDPTRALAAMRHFTQFGSAEFAIRPYIQNDPKTTLATLLKWTRDDNEHVRRLASEGSRPRLPWGLRLGFLVEDPSPTRPILEALKADPSLYVRKSVANHLNDIAKDHPNYVVALVRDWDRDNPLTAWIVKRGLRTLVKNGHPAALELMGAGQAPKLDVATFTAAPTRLTLGTPLQLEAELRSTSRKTQQLIVDYIVHYVKANGSTSPKVFKWKELSLAPGETLSLRKRQTIQDFSTRRHYAGHHRIELQINGQILARTGFDLRR
- a CDS encoding tetratricopeptide repeat protein, whose protein sequence is MGEAQPAKGKATSTDFESAYQRANDQLYREPLLAEAEFKSLLNTLDRRDSAQIARVQERRAIALRILCQYDRAQAAGEDAMQRYELLDNEAGVGRACVALGNIAWSRGLLVDALSYYESALEIRQRLDDLPAHAGALGSVANILTALDRLPEAKTHYQCALAICQHTGDQRFAARTHNNLGDCLLQMDEVEAALDHCSTALRICRDIDDRIDEPAVLINLGRIRSRRNEWQDALDLLDEAAALAAIGGDRRTEAEAMLHRARITEDRSRIDSSFAPQAALFRQEALQLAEVIGAHALSRLLHEDCAVAADRAGKKLTALKHRSQAAVHREIESQGAA